Proteins found in one Candidatus Desulfofervidus auxilii genomic segment:
- a CDS encoding ferredoxin family protein, producing the protein MYRRLHLIRFLSYQIKILEDQCKGCQLCVYVCPKHLLKLSSHTNEKGYFVVEWKDMGCIGCGLCYHICPEQAIRIYAEVKE; encoded by the coding sequence ATGTATCGAAGACTTCATTTAATTAGATTTCTTTCCTATCAAATAAAAATTTTAGAAGATCAATGTAAAGGTTGCCAATTATGTGTATATGTCTGTCCTAAGCATTTACTAAAACTTTCTTCTCATACAAATGAAAAAGGTTATTTTGTTGTAGAATGGAAAGATATGGGCTGTATTGGTTGTGGTCTTTGTTATCATATTTGTCCTGAGCAAGCTATTAGAATTTATGCTGAGGTAAAAGAATGA
- the vorB gene encoding 3-methyl-2-oxobutanoate dehydrogenase subunit VorB, with product MSRLYLKGNEAIVEGALRAGLNAFFSYPITPASEIIEAFAEKFFADREREKRGERPLYPKFKVFMQMESEIASISAVMGGAAAGFRVMTSSSSPGISLKMEGISYLAACELPCVIVNIMRGGPGLGSIQPEQGDYFQAVKGGGHGDYKLIVFAPNSVQEMAEHTMLLFNLTDKYRNPGMLLADGYLGQMKESMEIPKIPIEEYEKPWAVTGIGEREKQNVIEFLYLVPEPMIEAKKRLLKKYKEIEKNEIRYETYKIDDAKILITAYGTCSRVAKAAVDLAREKGVKVGLLRPITLWPFPYKIYAELTNYQIDRVLVIEMSFGQFVEDVRLGVEGRAEVKLYACYGGIVPTEEDIWEKIKEIA from the coding sequence ATGAGTAGGTTATATCTAAAAGGAAATGAAGCTATTGTTGAAGGTGCTTTAAGAGCAGGTTTAAATGCCTTTTTTAGTTATCCTATTACTCCAGCAAGTGAAATTATAGAAGCATTTGCTGAAAAATTTTTTGCTGATAGAGAAAGAGAAAAAAGAGGAGAAAGACCACTTTATCCAAAATTTAAAGTTTTTATGCAAATGGAAAGTGAGATTGCCTCAATTAGTGCAGTTATGGGAGGAGCTGCTGCTGGTTTTAGGGTGATGACAAGTTCATCTAGCCCTGGGATTAGTTTAAAAATGGAAGGTATTTCTTATCTTGCTGCTTGTGAGCTCCCATGTGTGATTGTAAATATTATGAGAGGTGGTCCAGGTTTAGGAAGCATTCAACCAGAACAAGGAGATTATTTTCAGGCAGTAAAAGGCGGTGGGCATGGAGATTATAAATTGATTGTTTTTGCACCAAATTCTGTTCAAGAGATGGCTGAACATACTATGTTGCTTTTTAATCTTACAGATAAATATCGAAATCCTGGTATGCTTTTAGCTGATGGTTATCTTGGTCAAATGAAAGAATCCATGGAAATACCAAAAATACCAATAGAGGAATATGAAAAACCATGGGCTGTAACTGGAATAGGAGAAAGAGAAAAACAAAATGTCATTGAATTTCTTTATCTTGTTCCTGAGCCTATGATAGAGGCAAAAAAAAGATTATTAAAGAAATATAAGGAAATAGAGAAAAATGAAATAAGATATGAAACTTATAAAATAGATGATGCTAAAATCTTGATTACAGCTTATGGTACTTGTTCTAGAGTAGCAAAGGCAGCTGTTGATTTGGCTAGGGAAAAAGGAGTAAAAGTAGGTTTACTTCGTCCTATTACACTATGGCCATTTCCTTATAAAATTTATGCTGAACTTACTAATTATCAAATTGATCGAGTGTTGGTAATAGAAATGTCATTTGGTCAATTTGTAGAAGATGTGCGTTTAGGAGTAGAAGGCAGGGCAGAAGTAAAACTCTATGCTTGTTATGGAGGAATTGTGCCTACAGAGGAGGATATTTGGGAAAAAATAAAGGAGATAGCTTGA
- a CDS encoding thiamine pyrophosphate-dependent enzyme, which translates to MRVSALIPKYPEPETYLGRTHYCPGCGHGILHKILGEVIDELGIRKKVILIEPIGCSVLALNYLKVDGIQGPHGRAPAIATAVKRLRPENIVITYQGDGDLAAIGTNEILHAANRGELFTVIFINNAVYGMTGGQMAPTTLIGQKSTTTPTGRKVEYTGYPLRICELLNTLEAPVYLERVSLHDVEHILQTKAAIKKALLKQIEKRGFSLVEVLSNCPTNWKMSPEESWEFVKNEMVKIFPLGVFRDK; encoded by the coding sequence ATGCGTGTTTCAGCTTTAATTCCAAAGTATCCAGAACCTGAAACATATTTAGGTCGTACACATTATTGTCCTGGTTGTGGACATGGCATTTTACATAAAATTTTAGGTGAAGTTATTGATGAATTAGGTATTAGGAAAAAAGTAATTTTGATTGAACCAATAGGTTGTTCTGTTTTAGCTCTTAATTATTTAAAAGTAGATGGGATTCAAGGACCTCATGGACGTGCACCAGCTATTGCCACTGCTGTAAAAAGACTTAGGCCAGAAAATATTGTTATTACTTATCAAGGGGATGGGGATCTAGCTGCTATTGGTACTAATGAAATATTGCATGCGGCTAATCGAGGTGAGCTTTTTACTGTTATATTTATTAATAATGCTGTTTATGGTATGACTGGAGGACAAATGGCTCCTACTACCCTTATAGGTCAAAAGAGTACTACTACACCAACAGGCAGAAAAGTAGAATATACTGGTTATCCTTTAAGAATTTGCGAACTGCTTAATACACTTGAAGCCCCAGTTTATTTAGAACGAGTAAGTCTTCATGATGTAGAACATATTTTACAAACTAAAGCAGCTATTAAAAAAGCCCTTTTAAAGCAAATAGAAAAAAGAGGTTTTTCTTTAGTGGAGGTATTATCAAATTGTCCAACAAATTGGAAAATGAGCCCAGAAGAATCTTGGGAATTTGTTAAAAATGAAATGGTAAAAATTTTTCCATTAGGAGTATTTAGAGATAAATGA
- a CDS encoding DUF429 domain-containing protein produces MLFLGIDIAGAKNSWVCELSWDKKKLFLEIPPYQIAALDEILNLVQKKVFLGCAIDAPLTYSSSTRKWRISDIALRCLLKENKNWVQSPNSMQAVPLRAQQLVSFISPYVGSIIETHPRASLFFMLEKEPLLKKYKTSPNALKMLIEKTLAILPKVLNVEIKILPENIVSDGALDAFICAIIAFLYFYMPDKLYRLPLENNLRGIGPFYIFKPSCLEEPLEIKYTPGNYGDVLKQSWLIAIVNWLLKYTKHFHYADTFCGFPIYKTRPEIILSFEERWSYLPLYHLQKSYLKNCQYAGSAWLVKEICEKKKKDYCIDFYDKNKKAILAYERLLNKPALKINNGYDILIQKQSYDLIFLDPYADFWHIWQEVIEKILYKQNNSSILLFIPWKPEEKNYFKLCHFLEKKKTTYIHQSLTSLTCLQETGYFFSIFFFPKSSLSKKEIKTIPSIS; encoded by the coding sequence ATGCTATTTCTAGGTATAGATATTGCTGGAGCTAAAAATTCTTGGGTATGTGAACTGTCTTGGGATAAAAAGAAGTTATTTTTAGAAATACCACCATATCAAATAGCTGCTTTAGATGAAATATTAAATCTTGTTCAAAAAAAAGTTTTTCTTGGCTGTGCTATTGATGCACCATTAACTTATTCTTCTAGTACAAGAAAATGGAGGATTTCAGATATTGCATTACGTTGTCTTTTAAAAGAAAATAAGAATTGGGTACAATCGCCAAACTCAATGCAGGCAGTACCTTTAAGAGCGCAGCAATTAGTCTCTTTTATCTCTCCTTATGTAGGCTCAATTATTGAAACTCATCCTAGGGCTTCATTATTTTTTATGCTTGAAAAAGAACCTCTTTTAAAAAAATACAAAACTTCTCCTAATGCATTAAAAATGTTAATAGAAAAAACTTTAGCTATCTTACCAAAAGTTTTAAATGTAGAAATAAAAATTTTACCTGAAAATATTGTAAGTGATGGAGCACTTGATGCCTTTATTTGCGCTATAATAGCATTTCTTTATTTTTATATGCCAGATAAACTTTATCGATTACCTTTAGAAAACAATTTAAGAGGGATAGGCCCTTTTTATATTTTTAAACCATCTTGTTTAGAAGAACCTTTAGAAATTAAATATACTCCAGGCAATTATGGAGATGTTTTAAAACAAAGCTGGCTTATTGCCATTGTCAATTGGTTACTTAAATATACAAAGCATTTTCATTACGCTGATACTTTTTGTGGTTTTCCTATTTATAAAACAAGACCAGAAATTATACTTTCTTTTGAAGAAAGATGGTCTTATCTACCACTTTATCATTTACAAAAATCATACCTTAAAAATTGCCAGTATGCTGGTAGTGCATGGCTTGTAAAAGAAATCTGTGAAAAAAAGAAAAAGGATTATTGTATTGATTTTTATGATAAAAATAAAAAAGCTATTTTGGCTTATGAAAGATTATTAAATAAGCCTGCTCTTAAAATAAATAATGGTTATGATATTTTAATACAAAAGCAATCATATGACCTTATTTTCCTTGACCCTTATGCAGATTTTTGGCACATTTGGCAAGAAGTAATTGAAAAAATTTTATATAAACAAAATAATTCTTCAATACTTCTTTTCATCCCTTGGAAACCTGAAGAAAAAAATTATTTTAAATTATGTCATTTTTTAGAAAAGAAAAAAACAACTTATATACATCAAAGCCTTACTTCATTAACTTGTTTACAAGAAACTGGCTACTTTTTTAGTATATTTTTTTTCCCAAAATCTTCTTTATCTAAAAAAGAAATCAAAACCATCCCTTCAATTAGTTAA
- a CDS encoding HDOD domain-containing protein — translation MQDAEVQTENKVLNIEIPAIPVVIQKVLNVLENPHANANIIAANVARDPGLSAKILGVANSAFYGFSHKITSLPQAIMILGLNALKGILVTLALLEKEYSKKVKKTIVNLWQHLTRSAYIAKEVAISLNFKNKSDIITAALLHDIGKAIIALNFPEKTLEIEKLKKERNMNSIEAEKEILGFSHEEVNFLLCEKWSLSNFIKYPLSFHHRVNQTENFVKEIAFIHFVDAIANKIEPQSEALEILGISEAKKEEIIWKVEFGR, via the coding sequence ATGCAAGATGCAGAAGTACAAACAGAAAATAAAGTACTTAATATTGAAATTCCTGCAATACCAGTTGTAATTCAAAAGGTATTAAATGTTTTAGAAAATCCTCATGCTAATGCCAATATAATAGCAGCAAATGTAGCTAGGGATCCTGGTCTTTCAGCAAAAATTCTAGGTGTAGCTAATTCAGCTTTTTATGGATTTTCTCATAAAATTACTTCCCTTCCACAAGCAATTATGATTCTTGGTCTAAATGCTTTAAAAGGGATATTAGTAACTCTTGCCTTATTAGAAAAAGAATATAGCAAAAAAGTCAAAAAAACTATTGTAAATCTCTGGCAACATTTAACTAGATCTGCTTATATTGCAAAAGAAGTGGCTATATCACTTAATTTTAAAAACAAATCAGATATTATAACTGCTGCACTTTTACATGATATAGGAAAAGCTATTATAGCATTAAATTTCCCAGAAAAAACATTAGAAATAGAAAAGTTAAAAAAAGAGAGGAATATGAATAGCATTGAAGCTGAAAAAGAAATATTGGGATTTTCTCATGAAGAAGTAAATTTTTTACTTTGTGAAAAATGGTCTTTATCGAATTTTATCAAATACCCTCTCTCTTTTCATCATCGTGTAAATCAAACAGAAAATTTTGTTAAAGAAATAGCCTTTATTCATTTTGTAGATGCTATAGCAAACAAAATAGAACCACAATCAGAAGCATTAGAAATATTAGGGATATCAGAAGCAAAAAAAGAAGAGATTATTTGGAAAGTAGAGTTTGGCAGATGA
- a CDS encoding putative manganese transporter produces the protein MWSDIFREALTVTVFVFIIMMVVDFIDAFTEQKLTIFLKGGRWRQYFLAAFLGATPGCLGAFMVVSLYIHGQLSLGAVIGCMIATSGDESFVMIAKIPQTALLLTFLLFFIGLTAAWLADNLIKFLPASFNICCPEKSFHAEYAEPAFTLDSLKKNFKQLSFHRFLLILLLIFTLFLFLSGRIGPEKWNWVKITFTGLLSISLIICIFASEHYLESHIWQHLIQNHLWRIFFWTLGALMFIKIGLMYFNLENFIKEHLTWVLLLSALVGIIPESGPHLIFVFLYDQKIIPFSVLLTSSIVQDGHGMLPLFSASLKASIWTKIFNLCFGIIIGGIFYLLGY, from the coding sequence ATGTGGAGTGATATTTTTAGAGAGGCATTAACAGTTACTGTCTTTGTTTTCATTATTATGATGGTCGTAGATTTTATAGATGCTTTTACTGAGCAAAAATTGACAATCTTTTTAAAAGGAGGACGCTGGCGACAATATTTTCTTGCTGCTTTTTTAGGAGCTACTCCTGGTTGTTTAGGAGCATTTATGGTAGTGAGTTTATATATTCATGGACAATTAAGCCTTGGAGCTGTTATTGGTTGTATGATTGCTACTTCTGGTGATGAATCTTTTGTAATGATAGCTAAAATTCCTCAAACTGCCTTATTACTTACTTTTTTGTTATTTTTTATAGGATTAACAGCTGCCTGGCTAGCTGATAATTTGATAAAATTTCTTCCTGCTTCTTTTAACATTTGTTGTCCTGAAAAAAGCTTTCATGCAGAATATGCAGAACCTGCCTTTACTTTAGATAGTTTAAAGAAAAATTTTAAGCAACTTTCTTTTCATCGTTTTCTTTTAATATTATTATTGATTTTTACACTTTTTTTATTTCTCAGTGGACGTATTGGACCTGAAAAATGGAATTGGGTAAAAATAACATTTACAGGACTCTTATCTATAAGTCTAATTATTTGTATATTTGCTTCTGAACATTATCTAGAAAGCCACATTTGGCAACACCTTATTCAAAACCATCTTTGGCGTATATTTTTCTGGACTTTAGGTGCCTTAATGTTTATTAAAATTGGTTTAATGTATTTTAATTTAGAAAACTTTATTAAAGAGCATCTTACCTGGGTACTGCTTTTAAGTGCCCTTGTTGGAATTATTCCTGAATCTGGCCCTCATCTTATTTTTGTTTTTCTTTATGATCAAAAAATTATTCCTTTTTCAGTATTATTAACTTCATCTATTGTTCAAGATGGTCATGGTATGCTTCCTCTCTTTTCAGCTAGTTTAAAAGCTAGTATATGGACAAAAATATTTAATCTTTGTTTTGGAATAATCATAGGTGGAATTTTTTATCTTTTAGGTTATTAA
- a CDS encoding 2-oxoacid:acceptor oxidoreductase family protein: protein MKIQIIIAGFGGQGVLFLGDLIAHSAVKEGKYVTWVPSYGPESRGGTCNCQVILADQPIGSPAISHPDILIVFNTPSFYKFLPYLKTKGILFYDNFLIKKPTIREDVKMFGVPAFQLSKMGNMVMMGAFLVVTNYIKLETVFQVLKEKLKGGKEKFFPLNKEAIEKGMQFIKEIKDVATT from the coding sequence ATGAAGATACAGATTATTATTGCTGGATTTGGTGGGCAGGGAGTATTATTTTTAGGAGATTTAATTGCTCATTCTGCTGTGAAAGAAGGGAAATATGTTACTTGGGTACCTTCTTATGGCCCAGAATCACGTGGAGGTACTTGTAATTGTCAAGTAATATTGGCTGATCAACCAATTGGTTCACCTGCTATTTCTCATCCAGATATTCTTATTGTTTTTAATACCCCTTCTTTTTATAAATTTCTTCCTTATTTAAAAACAAAAGGAATATTATTTTATGATAATTTTCTTATTAAGAAACCTACAATCAGAGAAGATGTGAAAATGTTTGGTGTTCCTGCATTTCAACTGAGCAAAATGGGTAATATGGTAATGATGGGTGCTTTTTTAGTTGTGACTAATTATATAAAGCTTGAAACAGTATTTCAGGTATTAAAAGAAAAACTTAAAGGGGGAAAAGAAAAATTTTTTCCTTTAAATAAAGAAGCTATTGAAAAAGGTATGCAATTTATTAAGGAGATTAAAGATGTGGCAACAACTTGA